The Streptomyces rimosus genomic interval CGTCCTTCAGCTTTCCGGTGCCGTCCTGGGCCTGCCCGATGCCGTCCTTGAGCTTCCCGGCGCCGTCCGCGGCCTCCTGGGTCTTGTCGTGCAGCGTCGAGAAGGAGACGAAGATGTTGTCGTAGAAGCTGCGCGAGGACTTCGCGGAGGCCGCCGAGCGCACCTCGGAGAAGACCGTGCGGGAGATCTGCCCGACGATGTAGTTGTTGGCGTCGTTCGTACGGACCTGAAGGGCGCCGGTCTCCGGATGGTCGCCCCCACTGGACGCGATGCGCTTGCTGAAGTCCCTGGGAACGGTCAGCGACAGGTAGTACGAGCCGTCCTCGACGCCGCGGTCCGCCTCCTGGGCGCTCACCCGGTGCCAGTCGAAGGTGTGGCTGTCGCGCAGGCCATCGACGATGCTGTCACCGGCCGCGACCTTCTTGCCCTTGACCTCCGCGCCGGTGTCCTCGTTGACGAGCGCGACCGGGATCTTGTCCAGGCGCCCGTACGGGTCCCAGAAGGAGCACAGGTAGAGCGCGCCGTACAGGAGCGGCAGCAGGAGGAGGGCGATCAGCGCCGCCATCGGCAGCTTGCCCCTCCCGAACCGCTTCAGCTCAAGCGCGGCCAGCCTCGGCGAGCGCATCCGCCGCCTCCTTCTTTTCGTCGCTGGTCGCTGCTTCTGCGTCATGCGCTCCGGTACGCACCACGACCGCGCCCTCGGGCGCCTGGCTGCACACCGCGAGGACGGTCGTCCCGGACTCCGCCAGGGCGCGCAGCGTCGCCCAGACGCCTGCGCGTTCGGCGTCGGAGAGCTTCATGTCGGTGTCGTCCACGGCGAGCAGGCGGGGTTTCCCGATCAGCGCCAGGGCGAGCGACAGGCGCAGCGCTTCGGCGCGCTCCAGGTCGCGTACGGCCGTCCGTACGCCCTTGGGCAGAACCTCCACATCCAGACCGGCCGCCTCCAGGGCCGCGTCGGTACGGGCGCGGGCCGCCGCGGTACGCTCCCGGCGCGGGCGCAGCAGCGCGCGCACCGATTCGCCGAACCGGTGCTGGAGCAGGGTGCGTTCGCGCAGGTGCTCGGCCACCGTCAGGGCAGGTTCGAGATCCGTGACACCGGGTACGTGGGCCAGTGCGGTGATCGCCCGTACCGCCGCCATCTTCTTGGGCAGCGGCAGCCCGGCGACCTCGGCCGTACCGGCGGAGGGCGTCATCCGGCCGGTGAGCGCGAGCAGTAGGCAGGTGCGTCCCGAACCGGACGGGCCCTCGATGGCGATCAGCGAGCCCGGCCCGGCCGTCAGGCCGATGTCCCGGAAGGCCCAGCCGCGGGGGCCCCGGACGCCGAGCCCGGTGGCGGTGACGGCCGCCCCGTGCGGGGTGCTGTGCACGATCCCCTCCTTTGAACTGACCAGTCAGTTCAAAAAGTATGCGCAGCCTTGTCATGTCTCCGCAAGGGGGTCCCGGCCGTCCGCCCGCTTTCCGGGGAAAGCCGCGATCTCCCCGAATTACCCGCCCCGCACAGGGAAAGAGCAGGTCAGAGCCGATTGTCAGTGGTGTGCCGCACGATGGCCCCATACGGTCCCCGAACCGTCATGCGACGACAGGAGGTTCGTCATGGCAGCCAGTTCGGCCGCGGGCAGCTCCGCGGCGTACGGCCCTCCGGGCGATGTCCACCCCGTCCTGCGCCGGGCGGCAGCGCCGCCCGCCGCCCTCGACCTGCTCGCCCAGGCCCAGCGTGGCATCGACGAAGCCCGCGACCTGGAAACCCCCAACGAGCGCTACGCCACCGCCCACCTCGCCGCACTGCGCACCGCGGCCGCCGTCCTCGCCGTGCGCGGCCGCCCCGAGACCAGCCTCCGCCGCAGGCAGCGCATCCGCAGCGCCTGGGAGGTGCTGCCCGAGGTCGCTCCCGAACTCGCCGAGTGGAGCGCCCTGTTCGCCTCCGGCGCCCAGCGCCGTGCCCGCGCCGAGGCGGGCATAGCCGGCGCGGCCGGCCCGCGCGACGCCGACGACCTGATCCGCGACGTGGCGATGTTCCTGCGCCTGGTGGAACGGATGCTGCTCCTCCAGCCCACCCTGCCGTCCCAGCGGGCGGGGTGACGGGCGGGGGCGGGGGCAGGGGTATCCGGCCCGGTCGGCCGGTATCGGGAGGCCGGGCCGTCCCCTCGCGTCCCATTAGGGTGGTACCCATCAGTTCCATGCCCCCGTCGAGGAGCCACCCGCCGTGTCTGACCCGCTGCGCCCGCGCGCATCCCTTCGTACCGCCGTGGTCTGGGAGGTTCTCGTAGAGGCCCTGGAGCGCCGGGCCGCGGCCGCCGGGCAGGACGTCCTCGACGTCCTGGACACCGGCGGCGGTACCGGCAACTTCGCCGTGCCGGTCGCGCGCCTCGGCCACCGCGTCACGGTCGTGGACCCCAGCCCCAACGCCCTGTTCGCCCTGGAGCGGCGGGCCGCCGAAGCGGGCGTCGCCGACCGGGTGCGCGCCGTGCAGGGCGACGCCCACGGCCTGTTCGACGTGGTCGAGCCCGGCGGCTACGACACCGTGCTGTGCCACGGCGTGCTGGAGTACGTCGACGACCCGGCCGAGGGCGTGCGCAACGCGGTCGGCGCGCTGCGCCCGGCCGGCACCCTGAGCCTGCTCGCCGCCGGACTGGGCGGCGCCGTGCTCGCCCGCGCCCTGGCGGGCCACTTCACCGAGGCCAGGAACGCCCTGACGGACCCGGCGGGCCGCTGGGGCGACGGGGACCCGGTGCCCCGGCGCTTCACCGCCGAGCAGCTCACCGCACTGGTCTCGGACACCGGCCTGAAGGTCAGCGGTGTGCACGGCGTACGGGTCTTCGCCGACCTGGTGCCCGGCGTCCTGGTGGACACCGAGCCCGGCGCCATGGACGCCCTGCTGAAACTGGAGGCAGCCGCCGCCGAGAACCCCGCGTTCCACTCGGTCGCCACCCAGCTGCACGTGCTCGCCGAGCGCGGCTGACTTCCCCGAGCCGCTCACGCTGTGCGTGCAGTCGGCCACAGGCCACCCGATCAGCCGCTTCGCCCCGTATGATCGGGGGTACAACGCCCGGCATGACGGATCGGCGGGTGGGGAATGCAGGCTGCAGGCACCACCGACCGCCACGGCGGCCCGGGCGGTGAATTGGCGTAGAGGGGCGGGTTTCACGGGGGCGATTCCCTGCCTATCCTGAAAGGGTCGCACCCGGTCGCCCCCCGCGACCGACGAGTAGGAGGACTCCGTGCCGCTCTCGGAGCACGAGCAGCGCATGCTCGAGCAAATGGAGCGAGCGCTGTACGCCGAAGATCCGAAGTTCGCGACAGCGCTTGAGGGAAGCGGGCTGCGTACGTACACCCGGCGACGGGTCTACCAAGCGGTCGCGGGCTTCCTGGTAGGTATCGCGCTCCTCATGGCCGGTATGGTCGCCCAGCAGATCTGGATCAGCGTGGTCGGCTTCCTCGTGATGCTCGGCTGCGCGGTGCTCGCGGTCACCGGCTGGCGCAAGGCGCCCAAGCCGGGAGAGCAGCAGGCCGCGGCGGGCGGCCGCGCGGGACCCGGTGGCGGTCAGGCCAGGCGCCAGGCCCGGCAGCGCCGCTCGATGATGGACCGGATCGAGAGCCGGTGGCAGCGCCGCCGCGACGAACAGGGCCACTGACCGGCCCCTCGGCTCCCCGACCTCCTGCTCGCCCTGCCACGCCCAACATTTGAGATGTCGCGGCCGTCCGGATTCCGGACGGCCGCTTCTCGTGTTCGGGGGAGCGACGGCCGGGGGCGGCCGGGGCTGCGGCCGGTTACCGGTCGACTTCGCTCTTTGCATACGCGAGGGCAAAGCGGGGTGTCGAGGTGGGGCGCGGGTCGCGGTGCCGGTCGTGGTGCGGGCCACGTCCCAGGGCGCCGCTATCAGGCCGCTGTTGCCTCGGTACACAGCCTGGCCGTCCCCTCCTGGCCTTCGCGCCCTCCGCTCCGCCTTTCACGCGCTGCACCCCCCACGCGCTCCGCGCTCTCGCCGCGCCCACGGTTCGCCGGGCGCCCACGCGCGCGCCCGTACGCTGACGCGCGCTCGCTGACCTCCTGACGTTGACGTCCGCTCGCGAAAGAAGGCGCACCGCTACGTCCGCTCGCGAATGAGGTATCTCTACGTCCGCTCGCGAAAGAGCCGTACCTCTATGTCCGCTCCCGGGACAGCCGCAGAGCGCTCGCCACCTTGCGCACCGCGGTGGCCGGTGGGCTCGTGGCGCAGCGGGCGAGGAAGGCCGACCAGCGGGACGACAGGGTCCACAGGGCCCGTGCGGCGGAGCGCGGCGCCAGGAGCGCGCGCAGCCGCAGGCGCCGGGACGCGGCGTCGTGCAGGCCGGTACGGACGCGGCGCACCTCGTCGGCGAGGCCGGGCGCCGGCTGCGGATGCGGTGCGTACAGCACCTGCTCCACCGACGCCGCGACCCGGTGGGCCGACTCCGCCGCCGGCGCCCGCAACTCGCCTATCCGCACGATCCGCTCCGCCGCCTTGCGGGGAGTGAGCGATTCGTCCGGCAGGATGCCGTAATCCCAGCCGGAATCGATCAGTTCCTGCCAGGCCGCGAGCGTGCGCGTGGCCCCGGCCGGTATGCCGCCCCGGGACTCCGGCGCGCCGCCGCCGTCCCAGCCGGAGTCGTCCGGTTCGAGATGGGCCGTGCGGAGGTCCGGCGCGGCGGCCGACCGTGGACGGTGTCGGCCGGCCACGCTGCCGCCGAGACGTCGGGAGCGGGCCCGCAGCCGCCACAGCACCGGTAGCAGGAGAAGCAGAAGCAGGAGCGGGATGCCGATAACGATCGCCGCTACGGTCCACGGCGACGGCCCGCCCTCGGCCGGGCCGCTCGTCGACTGCGCGGGCGGCGTCCAGCACGGGCCGACGCGCCGCTCGGCGGGGGCGCAGCTCTGCGCGGGGGACGGCCCGACGGGCGCCGCCGCCGAGCGCGACGGCTGCGGTGCCGGGGCGTTCGTACCGCCGTTGGACGGGGTGTTGGTGAGGGTGTAGTCGGGCAGCGTGCCCCGGCTCGGCGTCGGCTCGAACCGCGTCCAGCCGGTGCCCTCGAAATACAGCTCGGGCCAGGCGTGGGCGTCCTTCAGACCGACCGAGGTCGAGCCGTCGCTCTGCCGGGTGCCGGGGGTGAAGCCGACCGCGACCCGGGCGGGTATGCCCAGCGTGCGTGCCATCGCCGCCATGGAGAAGGCGAAGTGCACGCAGAAGCCCTCCTTCTGCTCCAGGAACCGGGAGATGGCTTCCGTGCCGCTGCCGGCCCGCACCTCCGTGTTATAGGTGAAGCCGCCGTTGAGCGAGAACCAGTCCTGGAGGCGGACGGCCTTGTCGTACGCCGTGCCGGCGCCCTTCGTCACCTGCTTCGCGGTCTCGCGCACGACCGGGGGCAGCGAGTCCGGGACCTTGGTGTACTCGCGCGTCAGCTCGGCGGGCGGCGCGGGCGCTTCCTCCAACTGGCGCGCGGTGGGCCGGACCAGCAGGCTCTCGACCTGGTACTGCACGCCCCGCGTGTTCTGCCCGCGGTCGCCGACCAGCGTGCGGCCCTCCGGCTCGAAGCGCCAGCGCCCGGCTATGTCCACGCGGGAGGCGGGGTAGGGCAGGGGCAGCCAGTTCTGCGCGTACCAAGGAGCGGTGGAGATGCTCGTGTTGACGGGGGTGACGTCCACCTCCGGGCTCAGTCCGGCAGGTTCGGGCAGCCGGTCCGGCACGTCTTTGACGGCACGCTCGGACGGCTTCCACGCGGTGCCGTCGAACTGGTCGAGCGCGACGATGCGCAGATACATGTCACGCGTGTCGGAGGCGGTGGTGCGGTAGTTGAGGACCTGCCGGTCCTCGGGCTGGTTCAGGCTGTTCTGCAAGGACACCAGCGGGTTCACCGCGGAGATCGTGCCGCCTCCGCCGCCCGGACCGCGGCCGGCCACCGCCTGGCCCAGCAGCCCGCCGCCGAGCGAGGGCAGCACCGCGGGCACCACCAGGGCGACGCCCAGCACCAGCGCGCCGATCCGGCGGCCCATACGGACCGGGGCCTGCGCCGGGCCGCCGACCGTGCCCGCGTAACTCTGCCCGCCGGAGAACGCCGGCCTCCCGGAGCCGGCGCTCCGGCCACCGAACACCCGGCCCCACTGCGAGAGCCGGTCCCGGCCCTCGGCCAGGAGCAGCAGCAGATATCCGGCCCCCGCGACCAGGAACCACAGCCAGCCCGCCCCGCCCTGCGAGAGGCCCGCCGCCACCGAATACAGCGCGAGCAGGGGCAGTCCGGCGGGCGCCGCGCTGCGGTACGTCACGGCCAGCGCGTCCACGATCAGGCCGACCACCAGCACCCCGCCGACCAGCAGCAGACGGATGCCGGCCGTCACCGGGGCCGGTATCGCATACCGGCTGACGTCGGCGACGCCCTCCTGCACCAGTTCGCCGAACTCCGCGAAGACGTCCGGGCCGGGCAGGACCAGGGCGATCGCCTTGTCGTGCGCGAAGAGCACGGTGAGCAGCAGCAGCGCCACCACGGCCTGCGCCGCCACCGTCAGCGGCCGCGCCAGCGGCACCCGGCGGGCCAGCGCCCCCACCCCGGACACGATCGTCAGCAGAATCGCCGCCTGCAGCATCCAGCCGACCGGATCCACCAGCGGCAACAGCGCGCAAGAAGCGCCCAACGTCGCCACCACCGCGCACACAGTCAGCCGCGCCCGCCCGCTCATGCCTCTGCCCCGCTCCCCGACGCCGCGACCGGCCGGGCGCCCCCGGCCGTGCCGCTAGCGCTGACGCCCCCGCGCGTAGCGACAGCACCGGCCGCATCAGCGCCGGCCGTACCGGCACCCCCGGCGGCTCCCGCCACCGGCCCGCCGCCCGCCGATCCCTCCGCCACGCCCGCCCGATCCACCTGCCACCACCGCGCCGTCAACGACAGCAGCGCACAAGAAGCGGCCAGCATCGCCACCACTGCACAAACCGTCAGCCGCGCCCGCCCGCTCATGCCCCCACCTCGCTCCCCGGCCCCGCCCCGCCGCCCGTACCGGCACCCCCGACCACACCAGCACCGCCCGTACCGGAGCCCCCGGAGTCCCCCGCCCCCGGAGCACCCCCCACCCGATCCACCCGCCGCCAAAGCTCCGCCAGCGAATCACCGGGTCGCACCGGCAGTGCCTTCCAGCCCGCCTCCTGGAGCATCCGCAACCGCTCCTCCAGCGGCAGCCGCGGCTGACCACCGGTGGAGCGGAATCCGGTGCCCCGCGACCAGGCGTCGCTGTCCAGTACGAAGGCGACTGCCGCGCCGCCGCGCCGCCGCATCCGTCCGGCCACCGCGGTCTGTTCCTCGTCGAGGTCGCCGAAGAATGCCACCAGCAGCCCTTCGTTGCCGCTGCGCAGGACGTCATACGCCCGGGCCAGGCCGGGTTCGTCGGATTGGTCGACCACGGCCAGGGTGTCCAGCAGGAGGCCGGCGGTGTCGGCGGATTCGGCGCCGCCCGCCCAGCCGCCGGTTCCGTCGGGGCCCGGTACGGACATGCCAGAGTCGGTCAGAAAACGGACCGAGAAACCGCGCTCCAGAAGGTGGACCGCAGCCGACGCGGCGCCCGACACCGCCCACTCGAACGCCGAGTCGGGGCCGGAACCCTGATGGGCCGTGCGCCGCGTGTCGAGCAGGACCGTGCAGTGGGCCCGCTGCGGCTGCTCCTCGCGGCGGACCATCAGCTCGCCGTAGCGCGCGGTGGAGCGCCAGTGGACGCGGCGCAGGTCGTCGCCGTGGCGGTAGCCGCGGGGGATCACGTCGTCCTCGCCGGCCAGGGCGAGCGAGCGCTGGCGGCCGTCGCCGTACCCGGACGCCTCGCCCGCGAGCCGGACCGGCGGCAGGGGTTCGACCCGCGGCACGACGGTCAGCGTGTCGTGGTCGCTGAAGGAGCGGGTCAGCTCGCACATGCCGAACGGGTCGGAGAGCCGCAGCTGCAGCGGCCCCAGCGGATAGCGCCCGCGCAGGTCGGAACGGACCCGGTAGGACACCTCCCGGCGGCCCCCGGCCTCGACCCGGTCGAGCACGAAGCGCGGGCGCGGGCCCAGTACGTACGGCACGCGGTCCTGGAGCATCAGCACACCGGTGGGCAGCCGCGAGACGTTCTCGACGCGCAGCCGCACCCGCGATTCGGCGGTGGCCGGCACCCGGGCGGGGGAGAGGGTACGGCTGCCCGCGACCCGGTAGCGGGTGCGGTACAGCACGATCGCGCACACCAGGGGGAGCACGGCCAGCAGCAGCCCGACGCGGAGCAGGTCCGTCTGCCCGAGGGCGTACGCGCACACGGCGGCCGCGACGCCCGCCGCCAGGAAGGACCGGCCGCGCGTCGTCAGCCCGGCGAAGGCGGCCCGCAGACCGCCGCGCTCCGGCGCGCCCTCGATCCCCCCGGCCGTCATCAGTACCCCCGCAGGCCGGGCGGCTGCCCCGGGTGGGGCCTGGGCCACTGCTGCGCCGAGGGGTCGGGCACCGGTGTGCGGCGCAGGATCTCGCCCACGACCTGCTCGGACGTACGGCGGTTGAGCTGGGCCTGCGCGGTCGGCAGCAGCCGGTGGGCCAGCACCGCCACCGCGAGCGCCTGCACGTCGTCCGGGAGGGCGTACTCCCGGCCGGCCAGCGCCGCCGCGGCCTTCGCCGCGCGCAGCAGGTGCAGTGTCGCCCGCGGCGAGGCGCCGAGGCGCAGATCGGGGTGGCTGCGGGTGGCGGCGACCAGGTCCACGGCGTATCTGCGCACCGCTTCGGCGACGTGGACCGTGCGGACCGCGTCGATCAGCTTCAGTATCTCGTCGGCGTGCGCGACCGGCTGGAGGTCGTCCAGGGGCGAGGCGGCGCCGTGCACGTCCAGCATCTGCAGCTCGGCGTCCGGGCTCGGGTAGCCGATCGAGACGCGGGCCATGAAGCGGTCCCGCTGCGCCTCGGGCAGCGGATACGTGCCCTCCATCTCGACCGGGTTCTGGGTGGCGACGACCATGAAGGGGGCGGGCAGCTCGTACGTCTGGCCGTCCACCGTGACCTGGCGCTCCTCCATCGACTCCAGCAGCGCCGACTGGGTCTTGGGGGAGGCACGGTTGATCTCGTCGCCGATCACGACCTGGGCGAAGACCGCGCCGGGCTTGAACTCGAAGTCGCGGCGCTGCTGGTCGAAGACGCTGACGCCGGTGATGTCCGACGGCAGCAGGTCGGGGGTGAACTGGATGCGCCGCACCGAGCAGTCGATGGAGCGGGCCAGCGCCTTGGCGAGCATCGTCTTGCCGACGCCCGGCACGTCCTCGATGAGCAGATGGCCCTCCGCGAGCAGCACGGTCAGCGCGAGCCGCACGACCTCCGGCTTGCCCTCGATCACGCCCTCCACCGACCTGCGGACCCGCTCCGCCGTGGTGGTCAGATCGCCCCGCGCGCCCGGCTCCGTCCGCGCGGGGGGACCCCCAAGGCTCGCTTGCTCGTCAAAGGTCGTCACCCGGCCCTCCTCGGCCCTTCCCCGCGCCCCGCGGCACGCGGGACACCCAACTGCGGGCGCACGTCCTCCGTACGGACCGGCCCTCCCCGTCGAGCGCCGCCGGGCCCCTCGGCCGCGGCAACGCCACGTAGGCATTCTCGCCGTCCACGCCGCTTCGCGTCATGGCCTGTGGATAACTCGCGCGCCGGCCCCCGCCGCACGGCCGCGCACCCGCCCGCGGACCCACGCCGGCCGGCGCCGGCTTTCCGCGGCCACCCGCTGAGCAGCGCGAACGACGGGGCCGGACGGACGGACCGCCCGGCCCCGCTGTCATGGATCACGGCCTCCCGGCCGCGGATCACCGTCGTCCCCCGGCGCCTACTTCGGGTCGACCTCCCGCAGCAGACCGGTCGTCACATCGAAGACAAAGCCCCGCACATCGTCCGTGTGCAGCAGGAACGGGGAGGTCCGCACCCGCTCGATGGACTGGCGGACGTCCTCGTCGAGGTCCTTGAACGCCTCGACCGCCCAGTTGGGCCGCTGGCCGACCTCGGCCGCCAGCTCGTGGCGGAACTCCTCGGTCAGGTTCAGCAGGCCGCAGCCCGTGTGGTGGATGAGCACGACGGAGCGGGTGCCCAGCGCCCGCTGGCTGATCGTCAGGGAGCGGATGATGTCGTCGGTGACGACGCCGCCCGCGTTGCGGATGGTGTGGCAGTCGCCGAGCGAGAGGCCCAGCGCGTCGTGGAGGTCCAGCCGGGCGTCCATACAGGCCACGACGGCGACCTTCAGGACGGGGCGGGCGTCCATCCCCGGGTCGGTGAAGGCGGCGGCGTACTGTTTGTTGGCCTCGACGAGGCGGTCGGTGACCGTGCCGGCCGCGGGGGCCAGGGCGCTGTCGGCGGACGGGGGCAGCGGCTGAGAGGCAGGTATCGACATAGCAACACGGTAAAGGGCACCGGCCGGTAAGGCTGCACGTGGGAGCGGGCATAGGGGGGCACTACGGCGTCCTGTGAGGTTTTCCACACGCCCCGCCGGGCGCCGCCGATCGGGTGAAAGCGGCCTTTTCGCCCCGGTCGCGGCCGCTCGCCCGGCCCGTCCCGCGGCGCTCCCGGGCCATTCGAAAACCGCGCGGAACCACCCCGGCGGCCGGTGCGGGACGCGCGGAACCGGTTGATTGACCCCGCGCGGCAGTGGACTAAAGTGGCGCGAAGTGGGAGGCGTGACGCTCTCCTTGGATCCCGAATCTTTCGCGTGCGATCTGCACGTACGGCTCGGCCTCCTCCCGCTCCAACCGGTCCGCCGACGGCACTTCCCCGTCGTCGGAGGGCCACTTCCCCTTCAGAGCGGGCGGGGACCAAGCGGTACGTGCGGCATTCCCCCAGCCAGCGGCCGGGGGGACCCACCTGCCGCCCACCCCATCGGAAGGCGCATGAGCAGCAACGATCGCCACGTACCCGTCATGCTCCAGCGGTGTCTGGACATGCTCGCCCCCGCGCTCGCCGAGCCCGGCGCGGTCGTCGTCGACTGCACGCTCGGCCTCGGAGGGCACAGCGAGGCGCTGCTCGCCACGTTCCCGGCCGCCCGCCTGATCGCCCTCGACCGGGACCCGGCCGCGCTGAAGCTGGCGGGGGAGCGCCTGGCCCCCTACGGGGACCGCGCCACCCTCGTGCACGCCGTCTACGACGAGCTGCCGGAGGTCCTGGCCCGCCTCGGCGTCCCGCGCGTCCAGGGTGTCCTGTTCGACCTCGGCGTCTCCTCCATGCAGCTGGACGAGGCCGACCGCGGCTTCGCGTACGCGCAGGACGCGCCGCTCGACATGCGCATGGACCAGACGACCGGCATCAGCGCCGCCGAGGTCCTCAACACCTACCCGCCCGGCGAACTGGTCCGCATCCTGCGCGCCTACGGGGAGGAGAAGCAGGCCAAGCGGATCGTCGAGGCGGTCGTACGGGAGCGCGCCAAGGAGCCCTTCACGAACAGCGCGCGCCTGGTGGAGCTGATCCGCGACGCGCTGCCGCAGGCCGCGAAGCGCACCGGCGGCAACCCCGCCAAGCGCACGTTCCAGGCGCTGCGCATCGAGGTCAACGCCGAGCTGGCCGCCGTGGAGAGCGCCGTACCGGCCGCCGTGCGGGCCCTCGCCGTGGGCGGCCGGATCGCGGTGCTCGCGTACCACTCGCTGGAGGACCGCATCGTCAAGCAGGTCCTCGCGGCCGGCGCGGCCCACACCGCGCCGCCCGGCCTGCCCGTCGTCCCCGAGCAGTACCAGCCGCGCCTGAAGCTGCTCACCCGCGGCGCCGAGCTGCCGACCGAAGAGGAGATCGCCGAGAACCGGCGCGCGGCCCCCGCCCGGCTGCGCGGCGCCGAGCGCATCCGCGAGGACATCGCGTGAACCGGCCGGGGCGGGCGCGCTCGGGGCCGGGCCGGCTCTCGGGCCTGTTCGCCTCCGGCCCCGGCGGCACACCGGCGCGTACGCCGTTCGTGCTCCTGGTGGTGGTGCTCCTCGGCTCCGGTCTGATCACGCTGCTGCTGCTCAATTCCGCGCTCAACCAGGGCTCCTTCGAGCTGAGCAAGCTGGAGAAGCGGACCGACGAGCTGAAGGACGAGCAGCAGGCGCTCCAGCAGGAGGTGGACGCCTTCTCCGCGCCCGGCGCCCTGGAGCAGCGCGCCCGCGAGCTGGGCATGGTCCCCGGCGGCAGCCCGGCGTTCCTGGAGCCGGACGGCACCGTACGGGGCAAGCCGAGCAAGGCCGCGGGCGGCGGCGTCGGCCCGATGAGCGCGCCCGGCCCGTCGCGGCTCGCCGTCCCCGCGCCGCGGCCCGCGCCGGGCCCCGCGGCCGCACCGGCCGCCGGCCCCCGGCCGTCCGCCGGGCCGCGTCCCGCGCCCACCGCCCCGGACGCGCCGCTGCCCGACCATCCCATGCCCGCCCTCACCGCGCCCGGCCGCCCGCTGCCCGGGTCCGCACCGACGACCTCCGGCAGGTGAGCCCGTGACGTACGAGAACACCGTGCCGTACGAGAACGCCGACGCCCTGCCCGATGCCGCGCCCGCGGCCTCCGTCGTACGGACGGCCGCACCGGAGGAGGACGCCGTATGACCGACCCCAAGGGCCCCCGCTCCGGCAACGGCTCCGCGAACGGCTCCGGCCCCGGCCCGAAGGGCTCCGGAGCGAGGAGCACGGGCGGGAAGACGCCCGGCAAGACACCCGGTAAGACCCCCGGCCCGAAGAGCACGGGCGCGAGCACCCCCGGCCCGAAGAGCCCCGGCACCGGCGCCAGACCGTCCGGTACCAAGCCGTCCGGCGCCAAAGCGTCCGGCACCAAGCCCCCGGCCCCCCGCCGCGTCCCCCGCCCCACCCCGCCCGACGGCCGCGCAGGCCAGTCCCGAGGCGGCCAGGCACGCGCCGGCCAGTCCCGTACCGGCCAGTCCCGCAGCACACCGCGCCCCGCCGCCCAGCGCTCCGCACCCAAGCGCGCCCCGGCCGCCCGCGGCCCCCGCCCCCGCTCCGGCCCCTCGACCCTGCGGCTGGGCAGCCCGCGCCCCCGGCTGCGCATGGTCTCCCTCGCGCTCACGCTGATCATGCTGATCTTCGTGATCCGGCTGTTCCAGGTGCAGGCCGTGGACGCCGGCGCGTACGCCGCCAAGGCCAACGTCAACCGCTACGTCCCGGTCAAGCTGGCCGCCGAGCGCGGCGCGATCACCGACCGGGACGGCGTGGACCTGGCGACCACGGTGGACGCGTACGACATCACCGCCGACCCCAGCCTGCTCGCGCCCGACAAGATCAAGATCAAGGACGCCCCGCAGCAGGCCGCCGGGCTGCTCGCGCCGATCCTGGGCGAGGACCGGGCCGTCCTGGCCAAGAAGCTCGCCACGCCCGGCTCCCGCTACGTACGGCTCGCCCGGCAGCGGACCCCGCAGGTCTGGAAGCAGATCAAGGACCTGCGCAAGGCGCTGGACGCCAAGGCGGCCAAGGCGCCCAAGAGCAAGCCGCGCCCCAACGTGCTCGTCGGGATCTTCGCGGACAAGCACAGCAAGCGCGTCTACCCGAACAAGGACCTGGCCTCCGGCGTCCTCGGCTTCGTCAACAGCGAGGGCCGGGGCGGCGGCGGCCTGGAGGCCCGGCTCGACAAGCAGCTGGCGGGCAAGGACGGCAAGCTGGTCTACGCCCAGTCCGGCGGCCGCCGCGTCCCCACCGCCGACACCCAGGAGCACCCGGCCGTCCCGGGCACCGACATAGAGCTGACGCTGGACCGCGACATCCAGTGGATGGCCCAGCAGGCCATCACCAAGCAGGTCGCCGAGTCGCAG includes:
- a CDS encoding AAA family ATPase → MTTFDEQASLGGPPARTEPGARGDLTTTAERVRRSVEGVIEGKPEVVRLALTVLLAEGHLLIEDVPGVGKTMLAKALARSIDCSVRRIQFTPDLLPSDITGVSVFDQQRRDFEFKPGAVFAQVVIGDEINRASPKTQSALLESMEERQVTVDGQTYELPAPFMVVATQNPVEMEGTYPLPEAQRDRFMARVSIGYPSPDAELQMLDVHGAASPLDDLQPVAHADEILKLIDAVRTVHVAEAVRRYAVDLVAATRSHPDLRLGASPRATLHLLRAAKAAAALAGREYALPDDVQALAVAVLAHRLLPTAQAQLNRRTSEQVVGEILRRTPVPDPSAQQWPRPHPGQPPGLRGY
- a CDS encoding DUF58 domain-containing protein translates to MTAGGIEGAPERGGLRAAFAGLTTRGRSFLAAGVAAAVCAYALGQTDLLRVGLLLAVLPLVCAIVLYRTRYRVAGSRTLSPARVPATAESRVRLRVENVSRLPTGVLMLQDRVPYVLGPRPRFVLDRVEAGGRREVSYRVRSDLRGRYPLGPLQLRLSDPFGMCELTRSFSDHDTLTVVPRVEPLPPVRLAGEASGYGDGRQRSLALAGEDDVIPRGYRHGDDLRRVHWRSTARYGELMVRREEQPQRAHCTVLLDTRRTAHQGSGPDSAFEWAVSGAASAAVHLLERGFSVRFLTDSGMSVPGPDGTGGWAGGAESADTAGLLLDTLAVVDQSDEPGLARAYDVLRSGNEGLLVAFFGDLDEEQTAVAGRMRRRGGAAVAFVLDSDAWSRGTGFRSTGGQPRLPLEERLRMLQEAGWKALPVRPGDSLAELWRRVDRVGGAPGAGDSGGSGTGGAGVVGGAGTGGGAGPGSEVGA
- a CDS encoding FtsB family cell division protein, coding for MNRPGRARSGPGRLSGLFASGPGGTPARTPFVLLVVVLLGSGLITLLLLNSALNQGSFELSKLEKRTDELKDEQQALQQEVDAFSAPGALEQRARELGMVPGGSPAFLEPDGTVRGKPSKAAGGGVGPMSAPGPSRLAVPAPRPAPGPAAAPAAGPRPSAGPRPAPTAPDAPLPDHPMPALTAPGRPLPGSAPTTSGR
- the rsmH gene encoding 16S rRNA (cytosine(1402)-N(4))-methyltransferase RsmH encodes the protein MSSNDRHVPVMLQRCLDMLAPALAEPGAVVVDCTLGLGGHSEALLATFPAARLIALDRDPAALKLAGERLAPYGDRATLVHAVYDELPEVLARLGVPRVQGVLFDLGVSSMQLDEADRGFAYAQDAPLDMRMDQTTGISAAEVLNTYPPGELVRILRAYGEEKQAKRIVEAVVRERAKEPFTNSARLVELIRDALPQAAKRTGGNPAKRTFQALRIEVNAELAAVESAVPAAVRALAVGGRIAVLAYHSLEDRIVKQVLAAGAAHTAPPGLPVVPEQYQPRLKLLTRGAELPTEEEIAENRRAAPARLRGAERIREDIA
- a CDS encoding beta-class carbonic anhydrase: MSIPASQPLPPSADSALAPAAGTVTDRLVEANKQYAAAFTDPGMDARPVLKVAVVACMDARLDLHDALGLSLGDCHTIRNAGGVVTDDIIRSLTISQRALGTRSVVLIHHTGCGLLNLTEEFRHELAAEVGQRPNWAVEAFKDLDEDVRQSIERVRTSPFLLHTDDVRGFVFDVTTGLLREVDPK